Below is a genomic region from candidate division TA06 bacterium B3_TA06.
AATCCGAAATAGAAAAAATATTGAGAATAAACAATTTCAATCAGAAGGTCAGTCGAATAGTTGAACTATATGAAAAGAAGTTGGAAACACTAGCTGGACGAGAGCCTCAACCTGATGTTATAATATGTTGCATCCCTCAGAATGTTATTGATTATGCTGTCGTGGAAATAAAAAAATGGGGTGAGCTTAAACGCAGAAGAATAAGTAAAACAGAACGCATGGCTATAAAATTAGCAGAATTTGGTCAACAATTCTTTTTTAAGGAGGATGACCCAAGGTTAGGTATAGAGGGAGAGCAGTATGGCCACCACAATTTACGTCGTGGCCTAAAAGCAAGGGCAATGCAATACGGTATCCCTACGCAACTCATTTGGCCCAGAACCATAAAATTGGGTGGAACCCAGAAACGAGGATTCAGAGAGCGTGTACTGCAAGATGATGCTACAAGGGCATGGAATTTTGTAGTAGCACTTTATCACAAAGCCAAGGGTATACCTTGGCGATTGGCAAACATAAAGCCTGGAGTATGTTTTGTAGGGATTTCTTTCTTTAAGGAAAGGGCAGCCGAATACCCAAGGATGTGTACGAGTATGGCTCAGACATTTAGCTTCGCTGGCGAGGGGTATGTGCTGCGTGGGAAATCCTTTGAATGGACAAAAGATGTATCGCCCCATTTAAGATATCAACCCGCCAAAGAGCTTATGAACGAAGTCATTGAGTTGTATAAGACTCAGAACAAAGGTCTTCCTCGAAGAGTGGTGGTTCATAAAAGCTCAAGGTTTTGGGAGGATGAAATAAATGGCTTCCACGTAGCGTGTAAAGATATAAGTGAAAAAGATTTTGTTACTATAGGAAAGAGGGGCATACAGTTTTACCGACCAGGCATATACCCTCCACTTAGAGGTACTTACGTCAAATTTAGCGACAAGAACTTCTTACTTTACACTGATGGTTACGTTCCATTCTTGCGAACCTATCCCGGTCCAAGAGTACCTCAGCCGTTAGAGATATTGGAGCATCATGGTGATAGTCCATGGAATACAGTCCTTGAAGAGATATTGGCTTTAACAAAGATAAATTGGAATACGGCAGATTTCTCGTGTAGTAAACCAATTACTCTTGCCTTTGCTCAAAGGGTGGGGGATATTCTTGCAGAATTGCCACCAGGAATGAAGGAAAGGAACGAATACCGGTTTTATATGTGATGTAACCCTCCATTTGACACCCCCTAACAATTACTGCCCCCCACGTCAGCTGACTCAGCCGCGCCGGGACCCATACGGTTCGCCGTCAGCCGACAGCTGTCAGCCGTGAGCTGTCAGCCCCCTTAATTTTGCATTTTGACTTTTGCACCGGAGGGCGACGCTTGCGGAATATTTTGCATTTTGCAATTTGCATTTTGATATTGCGACGAAGTCGCGCTTTTGTCCACCTTTTTCTACCCCAGACGTCGCTTGCGCGTCCGCTTCGCTTCGTGTCCGCGCCGGGACCCATACGGTTCGCCGTCAGCCGTGAGCTGTCAGCCGTGAGCCGTTGCATTTTGCATTTTGCATTTTGATATTTAAAATGGCGACGCAGTCGCGTTCTTGTCCACCTTTTGGGTAGCTTTTGACCACCTTTTGACCGGCTTTTTTGTGCCGTATGCAATTGACAGCGGTCTGTATCTCGTGTATAGTCAATCGCTTACGATAACCGTGGGCCTTGTGACGCCGGCACGAATCTGGGTCCGGCCCGAGAGGCTGGCCAGCTTACCTTTCCCCTTCTCAAAGAAGCTGCGGTAGCGCTCGTTCATCGCAAAGCGACCGAACCCTTCTGTAAGTATCAACGTGAACGGGATTTGCTCGTCGCCGGTCAGCGCCACCCCGATCTCTTCACCGTAGAACTGGACCCAATCGGCGTTGTGAATCGAGGGCGCGATTAGCCCGGCAACACCTGCCTCAGCCGCCTTCCTCAAGAACCCCTCGTCAACGGGATTAAAGGTAACCACAATCTTTGCTTTGGCAGAGCTGTCCGGCTCGCGAGAGCTCAGTAGAATCTTGCCCGAAGCCTCGCCGCCGAAGCCGATGATGCCGTAAAGCGTTGTGCCCTGACCGGTTATCTCGACGCCGAGGTTCTCCTTGACCCTGCTCACCTTGCCCGAAACGAACGAGCGCAACGGTATCGGTGTGATGTGGTACTGGATCGTAACCGTGCCCTTCTTTGTATCTATCTTCTTTAAGGTTCCTGTGGCAGTGGGCTTAACGATCCTAAACCCCTCAGTTGTAGCCTTCTGAGCCAGAATGCGGTCCGCCTCCACAAAGTCGCCTTCCTGGAACTTCATGTATGCCTTGATGTGTTCGGGCTTTATGTCCAGCTTCGTGGCTACGTCTACAACGTGGGGCTTGCCGTCGTAGTCCTGGATCTCCCTCATTATTATCATCTTGCCGCTTGCTTCTATCTGGGTAACCTCGCCTCGCACCGGCGACTGGCAGTAGAAGGGGATACCCAGTGGGCCGGCCCCTTTTGCCTTGAAGATTCGCTGCCTCAACTTGACGTGGTCCCCGACCTTGACCTGAACCCCTGCAAGGAAAGCCTTCTCGTCCAGCTGCTTGTCGTAACCTATAAGCCGGTGGATATCGATGATATAAAGCTTGGGCGGGCCGAACCGGTTCTCTCCTATGATATCGTCAGGCTTCACCTCCTGGCCGGGTTTCACGAATATCTCGCCCTCGTATGGCAGCCGGCGCTGGATTTTGTAGGTGCCTGCAGATATCTCAGCCGCCTGCTTCCTGACCTGGGTTTTGAAAACACCCTCAGGCGGCGTGAACACCGCTATTCCCGATTTTGCAAGCGGAACGCCCAAGAGCTTCTCGCCCCTGCCACGGCAGTCGAAAAGCACGGGCAGGGAGGTTTTTAACTCAAAGCGCTCAAGGTTGTTGCGAATACACAACCCCTTCTCCAGCAGTATCTCCAACTCGCCGCCCTGGGGAAGATACAGCAGCTCCCCGCCTTTAAGGGCATAGGCCTTGGAGCCTCGGGCATCCTTGATGGTCAGCGCCAGCCGCTTGGGAGAGAGCTTCCCCACAGGCGCTACAACGTAGCCGATCTCCTGCAGACATTCGCCCTTAAAAAGATCAAGCGCAACCTCAGCGTCCAGCTTTGCCAGCACCCCAAGGTGCGGGCTCTTGAAGTGGCGGTCAACCGCGAGCTTCGTGATCCCCGAGGGCCTGAACCCCTCGGCAAGCATCCATAAGACCTCTTCCTTTCTCTCAGCATGCGAAAGCACACCGCCTGCACCGATGATCAAATCGATATCCGAAAGCTGGAAGTAGCGCTCTTCGTTCAGATAAAACAGCTCCTCGAACTTATTGACGTCCTTGCGTAATCGTCTCCTGTCCAGGCGTCCGATCCGCGAGACCTTGAAGTTCATATCCTTGTGCTGCTCCCAGGCCATGTTGATCCCCTCAATGGCCGCGGCCTGCTCAAGCACACGCTCGCATGCCTGCCCGGGCATGTAGGTCGGGTTGAGCATCTTGCCCGAGATGTAGTCACGCACCTCGGTTTCTGTGAAACCCTCAGGCAGGTGCCGCATTATCCGCTCGATGCCGACCTCGGCCAGGACGTTCGATACCGAGTAGCTCATCCCGATGTTGGCCGCCACCGTTCTATGATAGGAGCCACCTATATTCGAGAAGATGTCGGTGGTCGCGCCGCCCATGTCTACCATAAGGATGTTTTGGCTAAGCTTCTCGCCGTAAAGCCTTAAGATATTCTCGACCCCGGCAGGGGTGGGCATGATGTCCGCGGCCACCCAGTTCTTCAGCTCGGCGTAGCCAGGCGCGCGCTCCATCACGTTCTCCATGAAAAGCTCGTGCACCTTGCGCTTGGCAGGCTCGGTCGCAAGCTCGGTCATGCTGGGTCGGATGTTATCGGTGATATAGAGCTCGAAGTTTCCCTCAAGCACGCGTTTAACGAACCCGCGCGCGTTCACGTTGCCGCAGAAGACAAGCGGGATGCGCTCCGAGAGCCTGAACTTAGGCTCAGGATCGGCCAGGGACAAAAGCTCGGCCAGACGAACCACGCCCGAGATCGCACCGCCGTCAACGCCACCGGCCATGAGAATCAAATCAGGGTGAAGCTCGCGGATAAGACGCATCTTGTCCACCGCCGGGATCTGATCGTCTATGGTGAAGGTTCGCAAAATCACCCCGCCAGCGCCGTAGGCGGTCATCTCTGCGGCCCGGCCGGTCTCAAGCGCGGATAGCCCGAACACGAGTATCTGCAGGCCGCCGCCCGCCGAGCTTGTGGTCAAATACGGGATAGCAATCTTGCCGTCGGCAAGGAGCGTGGTGCCGGTCTTTTGCTCGAGCCTACTTACCGACTCAAGCACCCCAATCTTGACGTCCTCTGCAGGTTTCTCCACGGTGGTGGGTACTTCTAACTCGCCGGCGAAGCGGTACTTATCGCCCTCGCGCGCAATCAAAAGCGCCTTGGTCGTGGTGCTGCCGACGTCGGTGACAAGCACGTGCGCATACTTACTTAGCTCCATAATTTACTCCGGTTCCCACTACTATACCCCTCCCCAAGGCCGATGTCAAGCCCTGCCTTTGCCGCGCAAACTCGTCAGGTTTACATCGAACTCGTCACAATTAAGCTGGTCAAAAGATGGTCAAAAGCTGGTCAAAAGCTGGACAAAAGTTGGACATTTTGGGGCGATTTTGGGGTATTTTTGGCAAAAACCGACGCTGACTTGCCCCAAGGCCGATGTCAAGGGTGGGGGTTGACACCTTACCAGAAACATATATACTGAGAAAAACCTGGATGAAGGATGGCAAACGAAAGGGTAACAGAAAACATAGTAAGAAGACATTTCAACTCATACTCTGGTGAATGCACAATCGAGGAGCAAAAATCCTCGAACCCCAAAATTGACAAGTTGCTGAAAAATGCCTCCAAGAAAGGGGGCGGTAAGGGGTATCCTGAATTTATTATTTCTGGGATAAAAGGCAACCCTGATTTCATCATAGTAGTTGAGTGTAAGGGGGACATCGCAAGGCATCAGAGTTCTACATTAGACAAGTATGGTGAATATGCGGTAGATGGGGCTTTACTGTATGCATCCTTCCTTTCTAAAGAATATGACGTTTTAGCTATTGGAGTAAGTGGACAAAACTTAAAGGAGCTTAAGGTAACACACTACCTGTATTTAAAAGGGGAAAGTAAACCAACCCCTTTTAGCGGTAACGAGTTATTAAGTATAGAGAGCTACACCAAAGGCTATTTAGGAAGCGATGAGAAATCCAGGCAGGATTACGATGCACTACTTGTTTTTTCAAAGGAGTTGAATGTAGAATTACATCACCGAAAAATACCAGAAAAGGATCGGGCGTTATTAATCAGCAGTATCCTTATAGCATTAGATGATAGGGCATTTCGCAAAGCTTACAAGGAATATGAGAAGCCTGAGGACCTTGCTAACTTTTTAGTTGATACTGTTTCAAATGTATTACGCAAAGCAAACCTGCACGGGAAAAAACTAGAAAATCTGAATATTCAATTTAGCTTCATCCGCACCGATACGTCGCTATCAACTAAGCCAGGTGTATTACGAAATTTGATAGATGACATCGATGAACGCATAAATAAATTCAGAAAAACACACGAATATTACGATTTTTTAGGGCAGTTATATATAGAATTCTTACGTTATGCTAATAGTGATAAAGGGTTAGGGATTGTCCTTACACCTCCCCACATAACAGTTTTGTTTGCCGAGTTGGCTGGTGTAAATAAGAATAGCGTGGTATATGACAATTGTGCGGGTACAGGGGGTTTTCTAATTAGTTCATTAAAGAAAATGGTAAATGACGCGGGAAACGACCTGGACAAGATAAAAACAATAAAGGAGAAACAGGTAATAGGGGTAGAGTACCAAGCTCACATATTTGCGTTGGCTTGTTCTAACATGTATATTCATCAAGATGGCAAAGCCAATATTATCAATGGCGATTGCTTCAATGAGGAAGTGATGGAGGAAGCGAAAAACTACAAACCAACAACTGGGTTTTTAAACCCGCCATATCAAGTTGACAAAAAGAAAGATACTGAGGAGTTAGAATTCGTGTTGAGTAATCTAGCGACGTTACAGCCTGGCGGAACTTGTATAGCAATAGTGCCTATGCGTTGTGCACTGGCGCAAAAAGGGGAAACGTATGAACTTAAAAAACGGCTTTTGAAGAGCAGTACATTAGAGGCAGTATTGTCAATGCCAAATGAATTATTTCATGATTCTAAGACAGGGGTAGTTACCTGTGTTATGATATTTACTGCACATAGACCACATCCTCCCAATAAAGAGACATACTTTGGCTATTACAAAGATGATGGTTTTGAAAAAAGGAAAAATCAGGGAAGGATAGATTTTTATTCCAAATGGGAAGGTATTAAAGAAGAATGGGTATCATCGTACGTAAACAGAAAAGCGAAACCTGGCTTTAGCGTTAATAAACATGTTACTGCCGAAGATGAATGGTGTGCTGAAGCTTACATGGAAACAGATTATAGCAACATTGCAAAACGTATATTCGAGGAAACAGTTAAGGACTACATGTTATTTAAACTCAAAAATGATGTTTCATGAAACTGGTAAGGGTCTCTGATCTTTTTGATATAAAGTATGGTGATAGTTTGGAGCTTAATAGGCTTGAAAAAGATGACTGCGGAATAAATTTTGTATCGAGAACCGCTAAGAATAACGGCGTTTCAGCTAAAGTAAAAAGGATCCCTGGAATAGAACCTACCCCTGCCAACACAATTACAGTCGCCCTTGGCGGTTCCGTTTTAGAGACATTTCTGCAACCCGAGCCATTTTATAGTGGTTATCACATTTTTTGTTTGACCCCAAAAGTAGCATTAAGCGAAGCTGAAAAGCTATTTTATTGTGCATGTATCCGTGCGAATCAATACCGTTATAATTATGGGCGTCAAGCAAATCGAACCCTTGCTGAATTACTAATACCCAGCAGAGAGGAAATACCAACTTGGGTTAATAAAAGTAATGTTCAACCCTTTGACGGGGCAAACCAGCCC
It encodes:
- a CDS encoding methyltransferase; the encoded protein is MANERVTENIVRRHFNSYSGECTIEEQKSSNPKIDKLLKNASKKGGGKGYPEFIISGIKGNPDFIIVVECKGDIARHQSSTLDKYGEYAVDGALLYASFLSKEYDVLAIGVSGQNLKELKVTHYLYLKGESKPTPFSGNELLSIESYTKGYLGSDEKSRQDYDALLVFSKELNVELHHRKIPEKDRALLISSILIALDDRAFRKAYKEYEKPEDLANFLVDTVSNVLRKANLHGKKLENLNIQFSFIRTDTSLSTKPGVLRNLIDDIDERINKFRKTHEYYDFLGQLYIEFLRYANSDKGLGIVLTPPHITVLFAELAGVNKNSVVYDNCAGTGGFLISSLKKMVNDAGNDLDKIKTIKEKQVIGVEYQAHIFALACSNMYIHQDGKANIINGDCFNEEVMEEAKNYKPTTGFLNPPYQVDKKKDTEELEFVLSNLATLQPGGTCIAIVPMRCALAQKGETYELKKRLLKSSTLEAVLSMPNELFHDSKTGVVTCVMIFTAHRPHPPNKETYFGYYKDDGFEKRKNQGRIDFYSKWEGIKEEWVSSYVNRKAKPGFSVNKHVTAEDEWCAEAYMETDYSNIAKRIFEETVKDYMLFKLKNDVS